Proteins from a single region of Budorcas taxicolor isolate Tak-1 chromosome 11, Takin1.1, whole genome shotgun sequence:
- the LOC128055330 gene encoding boLa class II histocompatibility antigen, DQB*0101 beta chain-like, with amino-acid sequence MSGMVALRIPRGLWTAAVMVTLAVLSTPGAEGRDSPEDFVYQFIGQCYFTNGTERVRGVKRQIYNRQEHVRFDSNVNEFRAVSPLGRQDAEYFNSQKDILERARAEVDTVCRHNYQLELITSLQRRVEPTVTISPSRTEALNHHSLLVCSVTDFYPGQIKVQWFRNDQEETAGIVSTPLIRNGDWTFQILVMLEVTLQRGDVYTCRVEHPSLQSPIMVEWRAQSESAQSKMLSGVGGFVLGLIFLSLGLIVHHRSQKGLMR; translated from the exons ATGTCTGGGATGGTGGCTCTGCGGATCCCCAGAGGTCTTTGGACAGCAGCTGTGATGGTGACCCTGGCGGTGCTGAGCACCCCAGGGGCCGAGGGCAGAGACTCTCCAG AGGATTTCGTGTACCAGTTTATAGGCCAGTGTTACTTCACCAATGGGACAGAGCGGGTGCGGGGTGTGAAAAGACAGATCTACAACCGGCAGGAGCACGTGCGATTCGACAGCAACGTGAATGAGTTCCGGGCGGTTTCCCCGCTGGGGCGGCAGGACGCCGAGTACTTCAACAGCCAGAAGGACATCCTGGAGCGGGCGCGGGCCGAGGTGGACACGGTGTGCAGACACAACTACCAACTGGAGCTCATCACATCCTTGCAGCGGCGAG TGGAACCTACAGTGACCATCTCCCCATCCAGGACTGAGGCTCTAAACCACCATAGCCTGCTGGTCTGCTCGGTGACAGATTTCTATCCAGGCCAGATCAAGGTTCAGTGGTTCCGGAATGACCAGGAGGAGACAGCTGGCATTGTGTCCACCCCTCTTATTAGgaatggggactggaccttccagATCCTTGTAATGTTGGAAGTGACCCTTCAGCGAGGAGATGTCTACACCTGCCGCGTGGAGCACCCCAGCCTCCAGAGCCCCATCATGGTGGAGTGGC GAGCACAGTCTGAATCTGCCCAGAGCAAGATGCTGAGTGGTGTTGGGGGATTCGTGCTGGGGCTGATCTTCCTCAGCCTGGGCCTCATTGTGCATCACAGGAGCCAGAAGG GGCTCATGCGCTGA
- the LOC128055607 gene encoding atypical kinase COQ8B, mitochondrial-like — MLFMGSLHNHCCGQGGKQQDVYKYIKNQCVGQVHQGVLRDGTEVAVKIQYPGVAQSIQSDVQNLLAVLKMSVALPEGLFAEQSLQALQRELAWECDYRREAACAQNFRQLLADDPFFRVPAVIQELCTTWVLGMELAGGVPLDQCQGLSQDIRNQICFQLLRLCLPELFEFRFMQTDPNWANFLYDASSHQVTLLDFGASREFGTEFTDHYIEVVMAAVNGDKDRVLQKSRDLKFLTGFETKAFSDAHVEAVMILGEPFATQGPYDFGAGDTARRVQGLIPVLLRHRLHPPPEETYALHRKLAGAFLACARLRAHIACRDLFQDTYHRYWASRQA; from the coding sequence TACATTAAAAACCAATGTGTAGGGCAGGTGCACCAGGGCGTGCTGAGGGACGGCACAGAGGTGGCCGTGAAGATCCAGTACCCAGGCGTTGCCCAGAGCATCCAGAGCGACGTCCAAAACCTGCTGGCGGTGCTCAAGATGAGCGTGGCCCTGCCGGAGGGCCTGTTTGCTGAGCAGAGCCTGCAGGCCTTGCAGCGGGAGCTAGCGTGGGAGTGTGACTATCGTCGAGAGGCGGCCTGTGCCCAGAACTTCAGGCAGCTGTTGGCAGATGACCCCTTCTTTCGGGTGCCGGCGGTGATTCAGGAGCTGTGCACGACGTGGGTGCTGGGCATGGAGCTGGCTGGAGGGGTCCCCCTGGACCAGTGCCAGGGCTTGAGCCAGGACATCCGGAACCAGATCTGCTTCCAGCTCCTGAGGCTTTGTCTTCCGGAGCTGTTTGAGTTCCGATTCATGCAGACGGACCCCAACTGGGCCAACTTCCTGTATGATGCTTCCAGCCACCAGGTGACCTTGCTGGACTTCGGGGCAAGCCGGGAATTTGGGACCGAATTCACAGACCATTACATTGAGGTGGtgatggctgcagtcaatggagATAAAGATCGGGTCCTACAGAAATCGAGAGACCTCAAATTTCTCACAGGCTTTGAGACCAAGGCATTCTCGGATGCCCACGTGGAGGCCGTGATGATCCTGGGGGAGCCCTTTGCCACCCAGGGCCCCTACGACTTTGGGGCGGGTGACACTGCCCGCCGCGTGCAGGGCCTCATCCCTGTGCTGCTGCGGCACCGGCTTCACCCACCACCCGAGGAGACCTATGCTCTGCACCGGAAGCTTGCCGGGGCTTTCCTGGCCTGTGCCCGCCTCCGTGCCCACATCGCCTGCCGGGACCTCTTCCAGGACACCTACCACCGCTACTGGGCCAGTCGCCAGGCATAG